In the Nocardia asteroides genome, CCGCGTCCGCACGGAGTTTCGCGATCACGAGCGGGTCGGGCGGGGCGCCCATCGGACCGCGACGTCCCGGATCATGCTGCGCAGCCTGGTTCGGAGCCGCTCCGCTCGCCGGACCGCCCGCGTCCGGGCCCGGCGCTCCGCCGGGCGCTCCGGTCCACTCCGGTCCACCGCCGGGCCCACCGGTCCACTCCGGTCCACCGGAGGGCGCTCCGGGCCCGCCGAAGGGCACGCCCGCGCTGCCCGGCATGCCGAGCGGCGCACCATCCGGCCCGCCACCGGACGGCGGGCCCGGGAACCCGCCCCCGGTGTTCGGCCCGGCCAGGACGATGCCGCCCCGGTGCGGACTCGACACCGTCTGCAGCACATACGCGACCGGCCCGGCCAGCCCCCCGACCGCGACGGCTGCCACCGTCGCGACTACGGCAGCCCGCCGCCGGAACCCGCCGAGCACGCCGACAACCCCGAGCACCGTCGCCGCGACGACCACCCATCGCAACCAGGGCACGAACCCCTCGGCCCGCCCGAGCAGCACGAACGCGGTCACCCCGGTCGACAGCACCGCCACCCCCAGCGCGACCCGCACCCACACCACGTCCCGCGAACGCCACCCCAGCACCCCGCCCGCACCGATCGCCCCGGCGAGCGCGGGCGCGAGCGCGACGGTGTAGTACTCGTGGAAGATCCCGTGCATGAAGCTGAACACCACCCCGGTGACCAGCCCCCACACCCCGAACAGCACCAGCGCCGCGCGCCGCGGATCCCCCCGCTCGGCCCGCCCGCACAGCACGATCCCCACGACCACCAGCACCACCGCGGCCGGAACGAACCACGCGATCTGCCCGCCCACGGAGGCGTCGAACAACCGCCCGATCCCCGGCGCCCGCCCGAACGGCCCGCCACCGGGCGGCCTTCCGGGTTCGACCGTGCCGAAGTTCCCCAGCCGATCCAGCCCGTTGTACCCGAGCGCCAGCTCGATGGTCGAATTATGTTGCGAGCCGCCGAAATACGGTCGGCTTCCGGCGGGCCGGAGCACCGCGATCAGCAACCACCACCCGGCACCGAGCACCAGTCCGCCCGCGGCCGCGAAGAGCCGCGCGACCCGCCGCGGAATCCCGCCGCGCGCCGCCATCAGGTAGGTCACCACCAGCGCGGGCAGCACCAGCATCACCTGCAACTGCTTGGCCAGGAACCCCAGCCCGACCAGCACTCCGCAGAGCACCAACCACCGCACCCGGTCGTCCGCCACCGCCCGCAGCAGCGCCCAGCAGGCGGCGAGCATGAGGAACACCAGCAGCGCGTCCGGATTGTTGAACCGGAACATGAGCGCCGCCACCGGCGTCACCGCAAGCACCAGCCCCGCCACGAACCCGGCCGCCGGGCCGAACCGCCCGCGCACGATCACCCACAGCAGCGCCACCGACCCGACCCCGAGCAGCACCTGCGGCAGCAGCATGCTCCAGCCGGAGAAGCCGAAGAGCCGGGCGGAGAGCTCCATCGGCCAGAGCGCGGCCGGTGTCTTGTCGACGGTGATCGAGTTGCCCCAGTCCGAGGAGCCGAAGAGGAA is a window encoding:
- a CDS encoding glycosyltransferase family 39 protein, producing the protein MPSTVPAPARRSERLALAALLAGTALVYLWNLSANGWANSFYAAAVQSGTKSWTAFLFGSSDWGNSITVDKTPAALWPMELSARLFGFSGWSMLLPQVLLGVGSVALLWVIVRGRFGPAAGFVAGLVLAVTPVAALMFRFNNPDALLVFLMLAACWALLRAVADDRVRWLVLCGVLVGLGFLAKQLQVMLVLPALVVTYLMAARGGIPRRVARLFAAAGGLVLGAGWWLLIAVLRPAGSRPYFGGSQHNSTIELALGYNGLDRLGNFGTVEPGRPPGGGPFGRAPGIGRLFDASVGGQIAWFVPAAVVLVVVGIVLCGRAERGDPRRAALVLFGVWGLVTGVVFSFMHGIFHEYYTVALAPALAGAIGAGGVLGWRSRDVVWVRVALGVAVLSTGVTAFVLLGRAEGFVPWLRWVVVAATVLGVVGVLGGFRRRAAVVATVAAVAVGGLAGPVAYVLQTVSSPHRGGIVLAGPNTGGGFPGPPSGGGPDGAPLGMPGSAGVPFGGPGAPSGGPEWTGGPGGGPEWTGAPGGAPGPDAGGPASGAAPNQAAQHDPGRRGPMGAPPDPLVIAKLRADAGNFRWPAATVASMTAADYQLAADVPVMPIGGFSGGDPSPTLAAFQAYVADGDIHWFLATGPGRNRDSEGTRITEWVRDTFTPIQLGDVTLYDLTAPK